A genome region from Scyliorhinus torazame isolate Kashiwa2021f chromosome 11, sScyTor2.1, whole genome shotgun sequence includes the following:
- the LOC140385328 gene encoding rho-related GTP-binding protein RhoG-like → MQSIKCVVVGDGAVGKTCLLICYTTNAFPKEYIPTVFDNYSAQITVDNRTVSLNLWDTAGQEEYDRLRTLSYPQTNVFFICFSIASPPSYENVRHKWHPEVTHHCPDMPMLLVGTKKDLRNDPETIKKLKEQSLAPITQHQGNGLAKQIQAVKYMECSALNQEGIKEVIAEAVRAVINPTPVKIRKPCVLL, encoded by the coding sequence ATGCAGAGCATtaagtgtgtggtggtgggggacgGTGCCGTTGGAAAGACCTGCCTGTTGATCTGTTACACCACCAATGCCTTTCCCAAAGAGTACATCCCAACCGTCTTTGACAACTATAGTGCGCAGATCACGGTGGACAATCGGACAGTTAGTCTGAACCTTTGGGACACTGCGGGTCAGGAGGAGTATGATAGACTCAGGACTTTGTCCTACCCCCAGACCAATGTCTTCTTCATCTGCTTCTCCATAGCTAGTCCCCCATCATATGAGAATGTCCGCCACAAGTGGCATCCCGAGGTGACCCACCACTGCCCAGATATGCCCATGCTCTTGGTGGGCACAAAGAAGGACCTGCGGAACGACCCGGAAACCATCAAGAAGCTGAAGGAGCAGAGCCTGGCACCGATCACGCAGCACCAGGGCAACGGGCTGGCCAAGCAGATCCAGGCCGTGAAGTACATGGAGTGCTCAGCTCTCAACCAGGAAGGAATTAAAGAGGTGATTGCCGAGGCTGTGAGAGCTGTGATTAACCCAACTCCGGTGAAAATCAGAAAGCCCTGCGTACTCTTGTGA